Proteins encoded by one window of Actinocorallia herbida:
- a CDS encoding DUF4910 domain-containing protein, with protein sequence MTPEGMHDLVRRLYPLCRSITGDGVRATLDVIAEQVALDRHEVPTGTPVLDWTVPREWNIRAAWIRDPSGRKVVDFADLNLHVVGYSVPVHRRMPLAELRAHLHTLPDQPDLVPYRTSYYTETWGFCLAQRVLDGLPEGEYEVLIDSTLADGHLTYAEHVVPGRTEEEVLISCHVCHPSLANDNLAGIAVAVAFAQRLENPRFTYRFVFAPGTIGAITWLARNDPGRIRHGLTLACAGDPGVLHYKRSRRGDTAIDRAFALLTDAEVLDFTPYGYDERQYCSPGFNLPVGSLTRTPYAGYPEYHTSGDDPDFVSAEAMSGTLAALTRVMSALEADRRYVNLSPFGEPQLGRRGLYGSLGGRSDAERAQMAMLWVLNLADGDHDLLAIAERSGLPFETVADAAGRLEAAGLLKGDR encoded by the coding sequence GTGACCCCCGAGGGCATGCACGATCTCGTGCGCCGCCTCTACCCGCTCTGCCGGAGCATCACCGGCGACGGGGTCCGCGCCACCCTCGACGTCATCGCCGAGCAGGTGGCGCTGGACCGGCACGAGGTGCCCACCGGCACGCCGGTCCTGGACTGGACGGTGCCGCGCGAGTGGAACATCCGTGCGGCCTGGATCAGGGACCCGTCCGGCCGGAAGGTCGTCGACTTCGCCGACCTCAACCTCCACGTCGTGGGCTACAGCGTCCCGGTGCACCGGAGGATGCCGCTCGCGGAGCTCCGCGCGCACCTGCACACGCTGCCCGACCAGCCGGACCTCGTGCCGTACCGGACGTCCTACTACACGGAGACCTGGGGCTTCTGCCTGGCCCAGCGGGTGCTGGACGGGCTGCCCGAGGGCGAGTACGAGGTGCTGATCGACTCGACGCTCGCCGACGGCCACCTCACCTACGCCGAGCACGTCGTCCCCGGCCGGACCGAGGAGGAGGTGCTGATCTCCTGCCATGTCTGCCACCCGTCGCTGGCCAACGACAACCTCGCCGGGATCGCGGTCGCGGTCGCGTTCGCGCAGCGTCTCGAGAACCCGCGGTTCACCTACCGGTTCGTGTTCGCGCCCGGCACCATCGGCGCGATCACCTGGCTGGCCCGCAACGACCCGGGCCGGATCCGGCACGGCCTCACCCTCGCCTGCGCGGGCGACCCCGGCGTTCTGCACTACAAGCGCAGCCGCCGCGGAGATACCGCGATCGACCGGGCGTTCGCGCTGCTCACCGACGCCGAGGTGCTGGACTTCACGCCGTACGGGTACGACGAGCGCCAGTACTGCTCGCCGGGTTTCAACCTGCCGGTCGGCAGTCTCACCCGCACTCCCTACGCGGGCTATCCCGAGTACCACACCTCCGGCGACGACCCGGATTTCGTCTCGGCCGAGGCGATGTCCGGCACGCTCGCCGCGCTGACCCGGGTGATGTCGGCCCTGGAGGCCGACCGCAGGTACGTCAACCTCAGCCCGTTCGGGGAGCCGCAGCTCGGCCGCCGCGGCCTGTACGGGTCGCTGGGCGGGCGCAGCGACGCCGAACGGGCGCAGATGGCCATGCTCTGGGTGCTGAACCTCGCCGACGGTGACCACGATCTGCTCGCCATCGCCGAACGGTCCGGGCTGCCGTTCGAGACGGTGGCGGACGCCGCCGGCCGGCTCGAGGCGGCCGGCCTGCTCAAGGGGGACCGATGA
- a CDS encoding glycosyltransferase family 2 protein — protein MTLVTVALPTRDGIGRMESAVASVLAQDHPDLELLILDNASTDGTEEYCRDLADADPRVRYHRHPENLGILGNFGSAPPLARGELLRWISDDDRLEPGSVSRGVAEFAKDDRLVLVTTGISYTTDGVTATAEYTGGSLGAVDAVTRFTAWLRLLNESHLLIDPLYGLIRRDVLLRLPRRNLLREDEVFAARLALAGPWAHVPEVLGHRNWRSESTRQVARRLGVPAWQAYCATTLECLELLRRLPEAELPPAAALRARAAVAGLFLGRQRGAFARRLRRLGRTVRR, from the coding sequence ATGACGCTCGTCACCGTGGCGCTGCCGACCCGCGACGGGATCGGCAGGATGGAGTCCGCCGTGGCCTCGGTTCTGGCGCAGGACCACCCTGACCTCGAACTCCTCATCCTCGACAACGCCTCGACGGACGGCACCGAGGAGTACTGCCGGGATCTCGCGGACGCCGATCCCCGGGTCCGCTACCACCGCCATCCGGAGAATCTGGGGATCCTCGGCAACTTCGGCTCGGCCCCGCCGCTGGCCCGCGGGGAACTCCTGCGGTGGATCAGCGACGACGACAGGCTGGAGCCGGGCAGCGTCTCCCGGGGCGTCGCGGAGTTCGCGAAGGACGACAGACTGGTGCTGGTGACGACCGGGATCAGCTACACCACCGACGGTGTCACGGCCACCGCCGAGTACACGGGGGGAAGCCTCGGCGCGGTCGATGCCGTCACCCGGTTCACCGCGTGGCTCAGGCTGCTGAACGAGAGCCATCTGCTGATCGACCCCCTGTACGGGCTGATCCGGCGCGACGTGCTGCTGCGGCTGCCGCGCCGCAACCTGCTGCGCGAGGACGAGGTGTTCGCCGCCCGGCTCGCGCTCGCCGGGCCGTGGGCGCATGTGCCCGAGGTGCTCGGCCACCGGAACTGGCGCTCGGAGAGCACCCGGCAGGTCGCCCGGCGGCTGGGGGTGCCGGCCTGGCAGGCGTACTGCGCCACCACGCTGGAATGCCTGGAGCTGCTGCGCCGCCTGCCCGAGGCGGAGCTGCCCCCCGCCGCGGCGCTCCGCGCCCGTGCCGCGGTCGCCGGGCTGTTCCTAGGCAGGCAGCGCGGGGCCTTCGCCCGCCGCCTCCGCAGGCTCGGCCGGACCGTGCGGCGCTGA
- a CDS encoding class I SAM-dependent methyltransferase, whose amino-acid sequence MNCRLCGSSRLESVVDLGATPPCELFLTREALDAPEPTYPLHLRLCAECLLAQIPPLITPEETFTEYAYFSSFSTSWVAHARRFVDEALARTGADFVVEVASNDGYLLQHAVARGVRCLGVEPSANVGQAARDKGVPTVTEFLTEETGRAVRAGHGPAGLVVANNVYAHIPDVIGFTKGLRALVADDGWVSIEVQHLLTLIELNQYDTIYHEHFQYYTVASAQRALASGGLVLVDVELLPTHGGSLRLWARPEGEPGPRVAEVLAREKAAGLHELAGYTAFAERVARVRRDLLRFLVQAADEGKTVVGYGAPGKGNTLLNHCGIRPDLLAYTVDRNPYKHGRYTPGTRIPVLPPERIAADRPDYVLVLPWNLREELTEQLAYVRGWGGRLVFPIPSLEIV is encoded by the coding sequence GTGAACTGCCGCCTGTGCGGATCCTCCCGGCTGGAGAGCGTGGTCGACCTGGGCGCCACGCCGCCCTGCGAGCTGTTCCTCACCCGCGAGGCGCTCGACGCGCCGGAACCGACCTACCCCCTGCACCTGCGCCTGTGCGCCGAGTGCCTGCTCGCGCAGATCCCGCCCCTCATCACCCCCGAGGAGACGTTCACCGAGTACGCCTACTTCTCCTCGTTCTCCACCTCGTGGGTGGCGCACGCGCGGAGGTTCGTGGACGAGGCGCTGGCGCGCACGGGGGCGGACTTCGTGGTGGAGGTCGCCAGCAACGACGGATACCTGCTCCAGCACGCCGTCGCCCGGGGGGTGCGGTGCCTGGGCGTGGAGCCGTCGGCCAACGTCGGCCAGGCAGCTCGGGACAAGGGCGTGCCGACCGTGACGGAGTTCCTCACCGAGGAGACGGGCCGGGCGGTCCGCGCCGGGCACGGGCCCGCCGGACTGGTCGTCGCCAACAACGTCTACGCGCACATCCCGGACGTCATCGGCTTCACCAAGGGGCTGCGCGCCCTGGTCGCCGACGACGGATGGGTGTCGATCGAGGTGCAGCACCTGCTCACGCTCATCGAGCTCAACCAGTACGACACGATCTATCACGAGCACTTCCAGTACTACACCGTCGCGTCCGCGCAGCGGGCCCTGGCGTCGGGCGGGCTCGTCCTCGTGGACGTCGAGCTGCTGCCCACGCACGGCGGCTCGCTCCGGTTGTGGGCCAGGCCGGAGGGCGAGCCGGGGCCGCGCGTCGCGGAGGTGCTGGCGCGGGAGAAGGCGGCGGGGCTGCACGAGCTCGCCGGGTACACCGCGTTCGCCGAACGGGTCGCCCGGGTGCGCCGCGACCTGCTGCGCTTCCTCGTCCAGGCCGCCGACGAGGGCAAGACCGTGGTCGGGTACGGGGCGCCCGGCAAGGGAAACACCCTGCTCAACCATTGCGGAATCCGCCCCGACCTGCTGGCCTACACCGTCGACCGCAACCCCTACAAGCACGGCCGCTACACGCCGGGCACCCGGATCCCGGTGCTGCCGCCCGAGCGGATCGCGGCCGACCGGCCCGACTATGTCCTGGTCCTGCCGTGGAACCTGCGCGAGGAGCTGACGGAGCAGCTCGCCTACGTGCGCGGGTGGGGCGGCCGTCTGGTGTTCCCCATACCCTCCCTGGAGATCGTGTGA
- the rfbC gene encoding dTDP-4-dehydrorhamnose 3,5-epimerase, giving the protein MGLAGAYLFTPKVHGDDRGVFLEWFQEDALAATGHRLPLAQGNCSVSAKGVLRGLHFAAVPPGQAKYVTCVSGAVLDVTVDLRLGSPTFGQWRSVRLDAESRQAVFLAEGLGHAFLSLADASTVVYLCSTPYDPGREHGVHPLDPELGIAWPGEAPLLSPKDAAAPSLAEARERGLLPEYAECVRWYGR; this is encoded by the coding sequence ATGGGGCTGGCGGGGGCTTATCTGTTCACCCCGAAGGTGCACGGGGACGACCGCGGCGTCTTCCTCGAATGGTTCCAAGAGGACGCGCTCGCAGCGACGGGGCACAGGCTTCCCCTGGCCCAGGGCAACTGCTCGGTGTCGGCCAAGGGGGTGCTGCGCGGCCTGCACTTCGCCGCGGTGCCGCCCGGCCAGGCCAAGTACGTGACGTGTGTGAGCGGCGCCGTCCTCGACGTCACCGTGGACCTGCGGCTCGGCTCGCCCACGTTCGGGCAGTGGCGCTCGGTCAGGCTCGACGCGGAGAGCCGCCAGGCGGTCTTCCTCGCCGAAGGGCTCGGCCACGCCTTCCTCTCCCTGGCCGACGCCTCGACGGTCGTCTACCTGTGCTCGACGCCCTACGACCCGGGCCGTGAGCACGGCGTCCATCCGCTGGACCCCGAGCTGGGGATCGCGTGGCCGGGCGAGGCACCCCTGCTCTCGCCGAAGGACGCGGCGGCGCCGTCGCTGGCCGAGGCGCGCGAGCGGGGACTGCTCCCGGAGTACGCGGAGTGCGTGCGCTGGTACGGGCGCTGA
- a CDS encoding glucose-1-phosphate thymidylyltransferase, translated as MKALVLAGGSGSRLRPITHTSAKQLVPVANKPVLFYGLEAIAAAGITETGIIVGETAAEIEDAVGDGSAFGLRVTYLRQEAPLGLAHAVLIARGYLGGDDFVMYLGDNFVVGGIDGLIERFRQERPAAQVMLTKVADPSAFGVAELDASGRLIRLEEKPARPRSDLALVGVYLFSPAVHDVVAALKPSARGELEITDALQGLIDAGLPVGAELVSGYWKDTGNVTDMLEVNRLVLESLRPAVEGTVLDSELIGRVSIAPGARVTGSRIVGPAVIGPGTVVENSYVGPFTSIDRDCTLADCEIEYSIVLRGASLRGVRRVEASLIGRHAEVTPAPRVPSAHRLVLGDHSRVQISS; from the coding sequence TTGAAGGCACTTGTCCTTGCCGGGGGGTCGGGGTCCCGGCTACGGCCCATCACCCACACCTCCGCCAAGCAGCTCGTGCCCGTCGCCAACAAGCCGGTCCTCTTCTACGGGCTCGAGGCGATCGCGGCGGCGGGGATCACCGAGACGGGCATCATCGTCGGCGAGACCGCCGCGGAGATCGAGGACGCCGTCGGCGACGGCTCCGCGTTCGGCCTCCGGGTCACCTACCTGCGGCAGGAGGCTCCGCTCGGGCTCGCGCACGCGGTGCTCATCGCGCGCGGCTACCTCGGCGGCGACGACTTCGTCATGTACCTCGGCGACAACTTCGTCGTCGGAGGGATCGACGGCCTGATCGAGCGGTTCCGGCAGGAGCGCCCGGCCGCCCAGGTGATGCTCACCAAGGTCGCCGACCCGTCGGCCTTCGGGGTGGCCGAACTCGACGCCTCGGGCCGGCTGATCCGGCTGGAGGAGAAGCCCGCCAGGCCGCGCAGCGACCTCGCACTCGTCGGCGTGTACCTGTTCAGCCCCGCCGTGCACGACGTGGTCGCGGCGCTCAAGCCGTCGGCGCGCGGCGAACTGGAGATCACCGACGCGCTCCAGGGCCTGATCGACGCGGGCCTGCCGGTCGGCGCGGAGCTCGTCTCCGGCTACTGGAAGGACACCGGAAACGTCACCGATATGCTGGAGGTCAACCGGCTGGTGCTGGAGTCGCTGCGGCCCGCGGTCGAGGGCACCGTGCTGGACAGCGAGCTCATCGGCCGGGTCTCGATCGCCCCCGGCGCCCGGGTCACCGGCTCTCGGATCGTCGGTCCCGCCGTGATCGGCCCCGGCACCGTCGTCGAGAACTCCTACGTCGGCCCCTTCACCTCGATCGACCGCGACTGCACGCTGGCCGACTGCGAGATCGAGTACTCCATCGTCCTGCGCGGCGCCTCGCTCCGCGGCGTCCGGCGCGTCGAGGCCTCGCTCATCGGACGGCATGCCGAGGTGACGCCCGCGCCGCGCGTCCCCAGCGCGCACCGCCTCGTCCTGGGCGACCACAGCCGGGTCCAGATCAGCTCCTGA
- a CDS encoding PIG-L deacetylase family protein, translated as MLLLAAHCDDVPIGAGGLLLELCRARPGVRVTALVLSGGGTAREEEERKALAAFCPGADLDVTVLDLPDGRLPAHWERAKEALEEVRRRTAPDLVLGPSPHDAHQDHRGLAALMPTAFRSHQSLGYEIVKWESDLAQPGFFVPLAAETVAEKVELLHACYPSQHGRTWFDEETFRGLARIRGVQCNSRYAEAFHAAKATLTL; from the coding sequence GTGCTGTTGTTGGCGGCGCATTGTGATGATGTGCCCATCGGGGCGGGGGGACTGCTGCTCGAGCTGTGCCGTGCGCGGCCGGGGGTGCGGGTGACCGCGTTGGTGCTGTCCGGTGGGGGGACCGCGCGGGAAGAGGAGGAGCGCAAGGCGCTCGCCGCGTTCTGCCCGGGAGCCGACCTCGACGTGACGGTGCTCGACCTGCCCGACGGGCGGCTGCCCGCCCACTGGGAGCGGGCCAAGGAGGCGCTGGAGGAGGTCCGCCGCCGCACCGCGCCCGATCTGGTGCTCGGCCCGTCGCCGCACGACGCCCACCAGGACCACCGGGGTCTGGCCGCCCTGATGCCCACCGCCTTCCGCAGCCATCAGAGCCTCGGCTACGAGATCGTCAAGTGGGAGTCCGACCTCGCCCAGCCCGGGTTCTTCGTGCCGCTCGCGGCCGAGACCGTCGCGGAGAAGGTCGAGCTGCTCCACGCCTGCTACCCGTCGCAGCACGGCAGGACCTGGTTCGACGAGGAGACCTTCCGCGGGCTGGCCCGGATCCGCGGCGTCCAGTGCAACTCCCGCTACGCCGAGGCGTTCCACGCCGCCAAGGCGACGCTCACCCTCTGA
- a CDS encoding SDR family NAD(P)-dependent oxidoreductase, producing MDLGLKGLRALVTGGTRGIGLAIARALLREGARVSVCARDGERLAKAVAELGPGAHGTVADVTDPGRLTAAVEAAAAEFGGLDLVVANAGGSVGGDLAESTAAEWTETFALNAGHAAQAVRAALPHLEASPAASVLVVASISGWKPGSRTSYSIAKAAEIQLARSLAEELAPRGIRVNALSPGSVEFEGGRWGRLREEQPAAYAEFARFQLPSGRLVELDEVADAACFVLSPRGSGFNGANICVDGGQDRPTDRRFYP from the coding sequence ATGGATCTTGGACTCAAGGGGCTGCGGGCCCTGGTGACGGGTGGGACGCGCGGTATCGGACTGGCCATCGCCCGCGCGCTGCTGCGCGAGGGCGCCCGGGTCTCGGTGTGCGCGCGGGACGGGGAACGGCTGGCGAAGGCCGTCGCGGAGCTGGGCCCGGGGGCCCACGGCACGGTGGCGGACGTGACGGATCCCGGGCGGCTCACGGCGGCGGTGGAGGCCGCGGCGGCGGAGTTCGGCGGGCTCGACCTCGTGGTGGCCAACGCGGGTGGCTCGGTCGGCGGCGATCTCGCCGAGTCGACCGCGGCGGAGTGGACGGAGACGTTCGCGCTGAACGCGGGCCACGCCGCGCAGGCGGTGCGGGCCGCGCTGCCACACCTGGAGGCGAGCCCCGCGGCGTCCGTCCTGGTCGTCGCGTCGATCAGCGGCTGGAAGCCGGGCAGCCGGACCTCGTACTCGATCGCGAAGGCGGCGGAGATCCAGCTGGCCCGGTCGCTGGCCGAGGAACTGGCGCCCCGGGGGATCAGGGTCAATGCGCTGAGCCCGGGTTCGGTCGAGTTCGAGGGCGGCCGGTGGGGGCGGCTGCGGGAGGAGCAGCCGGCGGCGTACGCGGAGTTCGCCAGGTTCCAACTCCCCTCGGGAAGGCTGGTCGAGTTGGACGAAGTGGCCGACGCCGCGTGCTTTGTCCTGTCGCCACGGGGCTCGGGGTTCAACGGCGCGAACATCTGTGTCGACGGCGGCCAGGATCGGCCAACCGACCGGCGCTTCTATCCCTGA
- the rfbB gene encoding dTDP-glucose 4,6-dehydratase has protein sequence MARVLVTGGAGFIGSHYVRAHAAAHEITVLDRLTYAGNLANLADVAGRITFVKGDICDADLLAGLVPGHDAVLNFAAESHVDRSIADGAEFVRTNVLGVQTLMRACLDAGVPRVVQVSTDEVYGTIAEGSWGEDAPLSPRSPYSAAKAGGDLLALAYHRTHGLPVVVTRCGNNYGPYQYPEKVIPLFITNLLDGLNVPLYGDGGNVRDWIHVADHCRGIDVALAEGTPGEVYHIAGNAELTNKELTSRLLDGLGLGWDRVTPVADRPGHDRRYSLSDARLRALGYAPATPFADGLAATIDWYRANRAWWAPLKA, from the coding sequence ATGGCACGGGTACTCGTCACCGGAGGAGCCGGTTTCATCGGCTCGCACTACGTGCGCGCGCACGCCGCCGCGCACGAGATCACGGTGCTCGACCGGCTCACCTACGCGGGCAACCTCGCCAACCTCGCGGACGTGGCCGGGCGGATCACGTTCGTCAAGGGCGACATCTGCGACGCCGACCTTCTCGCCGGCCTCGTCCCCGGGCACGACGCGGTGCTCAACTTCGCCGCCGAGTCGCACGTGGACCGCTCGATCGCCGACGGCGCCGAGTTCGTCCGCACCAATGTGCTGGGCGTCCAGACGCTGATGCGGGCCTGCCTCGACGCGGGCGTGCCGCGCGTCGTGCAGGTGTCCACCGACGAGGTCTACGGCACGATCGCCGAGGGGTCCTGGGGCGAGGACGCGCCGCTCTCTCCCCGCTCGCCGTACTCGGCGGCCAAGGCGGGCGGCGACCTTCTGGCGCTGGCCTACCACCGCACCCACGGGCTGCCCGTCGTGGTGACGCGCTGCGGCAACAACTACGGCCCCTACCAGTACCCCGAGAAGGTCATCCCCCTCTTCATCACCAATCTGCTGGACGGCCTGAACGTGCCGCTGTACGGGGACGGCGGCAACGTCCGCGACTGGATCCATGTGGCCGACCACTGCCGGGGCATCGACGTGGCGCTCGCCGAGGGCACCCCGGGCGAGGTCTACCACATCGCGGGCAACGCCGAGCTGACCAACAAGGAGCTGACCTCGCGCCTGCTGGACGGGCTCGGCCTCGGCTGGGACCGCGTCACCCCCGTCGCCGACCGGCCCGGCCACGACCGCAGGTACTCGCTCTCCGACGCCCGCCTGCGCGCGCTCGGCTACGCCCCCGCCACCCCGTTCGCCGACGGCCTGGCCGCCACGATCGACTGGTACCGCGCGAACCGGGCCTGGTGGGCGCCCCTCAAGGCCTGA
- a CDS encoding sugar phosphate nucleotidyltransferase, which produces MKVVLFCGGFGTRMRTGTPGDAPKPMQLVGPRPLIWHVMRYYAHFGHTDFILCLGFGAHHLKDFFLNYQETTSNDFVLRGGKVELMSTDISDWSISFIQTGLESPIGERLRRVRDHLDGDEMFLANYADVLTDAPLPALIENFAASDAGASMMVVPPAETFHCIELGEGSRVGGIIPVSEMPLWVNGGYFVLRQEVFDHIPEGGDLVADGCAGLAKAGRLLAYPYRGYWKPTDTVKERMALDEAYSRGERPWALWER; this is translated from the coding sequence GTGAAGGTCGTCCTGTTCTGCGGCGGGTTCGGCACCCGCATGCGCACCGGCACCCCCGGCGACGCCCCCAAGCCGATGCAGCTCGTCGGCCCGCGCCCGCTCATCTGGCACGTCATGCGCTACTACGCGCATTTCGGGCACACCGACTTCATCCTCTGCCTGGGCTTCGGCGCCCATCACCTCAAGGACTTCTTCCTCAACTACCAGGAGACCACCTCCAACGATTTCGTCCTGCGCGGAGGGAAGGTCGAGCTGATGTCCACCGACATCAGCGACTGGTCGATCTCCTTCATCCAGACCGGCCTCGAGTCGCCCATCGGCGAGCGGCTGCGGCGGGTGCGCGACCACCTGGACGGCGACGAGATGTTCCTGGCCAACTACGCGGACGTGCTCACCGACGCCCCGCTTCCGGCGCTGATCGAGAACTTCGCGGCGAGCGACGCGGGCGCGTCGATGATGGTGGTGCCGCCCGCCGAGACCTTTCACTGCATAGAACTGGGCGAGGGCTCGCGCGTCGGCGGGATCATCCCGGTCTCGGAGATGCCGCTGTGGGTCAACGGCGGCTACTTCGTGCTGCGGCAGGAGGTCTTCGACCACATCCCCGAGGGCGGCGATCTGGTCGCCGACGGTTGTGCCGGGCTGGCCAAGGCCGGACGCCTCCTCGCCTATCCCTACCGCGGCTACTGGAAGCCGACCGACACGGTGAAGGAGCGGATGGCCCTCGACGAGGCGTACTCGCGCGGCGAACGGCCCTGGGCGCTCTGGGAGCGGTGA
- a CDS encoding oligosaccharide flippase family protein: protein MTRAEGEARTAEGEERTAEVGRGAARGLRWSLLGNLVNRAGTFVVGLVLARILLPQDYGEFAIAFAASQFLMHVNDAGIIAAIVQWRGRLADLAPTATVLAFLSSTGIYLLFFAAAPWYAATSGDAGATGVVRILTATILVDGITAVRAARLLREFRQDRLIVANLAGFVVTAALTIGLALAGAGAYSFAWGQLSGAIVTGACVLWFGRMPFSVRLDRSAVRHLVVFGLPLALSLGLEGLILNVDKMVIGSRLGAVVLGFYLIAFNVSSWVPGLIGTAIRWVALPSFSRLAEEGEAAVAAGVRTAVVTVTAFALPVMLVLGLLAPQAVTVLYGERWEPAGQALRFLAAVMLVRLLLPLAFDILTALGATRWTVVLNAGWCLALVPALLVGAGHGLGAAAAAQAVVGLGVTLPLAAWALSRVGVRVAALARPLARPLLAALAAGLVIAGADRLLDAPAVVELGVAGGAGTALYIVLVLPLLRELRK from the coding sequence ATGACCCGAGCTGAGGGGGAGGCGCGCACCGCCGAGGGGGAAGAGCGCACCGCCGAGGTGGGCCGGGGCGCGGCCCGCGGCCTGCGGTGGAGCCTGCTGGGCAACCTGGTGAACCGGGCGGGCACCTTCGTGGTCGGCCTGGTCCTCGCCCGGATCCTGCTGCCCCAGGACTACGGCGAGTTCGCCATCGCGTTCGCGGCGAGCCAGTTCCTCATGCACGTCAACGACGCGGGGATCATCGCCGCGATCGTTCAGTGGCGGGGACGGCTGGCGGACCTGGCCCCGACCGCCACCGTGCTGGCCTTCCTCAGCAGCACCGGGATCTACCTGCTGTTCTTCGCCGCGGCCCCCTGGTACGCGGCGACCTCGGGCGACGCGGGCGCCACCGGCGTGGTCCGCATCCTCACCGCGACGATCCTGGTCGACGGGATCACCGCGGTCCGGGCCGCCCGGCTGCTGCGCGAGTTCCGGCAGGACCGGCTGATCGTCGCCAACCTCGCCGGGTTCGTCGTCACCGCGGCCCTCACCATCGGGCTCGCGCTGGCCGGGGCGGGCGCCTACAGCTTCGCCTGGGGGCAGTTGTCGGGCGCGATCGTCACCGGCGCGTGCGTCCTGTGGTTCGGGCGGATGCCGTTCTCGGTGCGGCTCGACAGGTCGGCCGTCCGCCACCTCGTGGTGTTCGGGCTGCCGCTGGCGCTCAGCCTCGGCCTGGAGGGCCTCATCCTCAACGTCGACAAGATGGTCATCGGGTCCCGGCTGGGCGCGGTGGTCCTCGGCTTCTACCTGATCGCCTTCAACGTGTCGTCGTGGGTGCCCGGACTGATCGGCACCGCGATCCGGTGGGTGGCGCTGCCCAGCTTCTCCCGGCTCGCTGAGGAGGGCGAGGCGGCCGTCGCCGCAGGAGTGCGCACCGCGGTGGTGACCGTGACCGCGTTCGCGCTGCCCGTCATGCTGGTGCTGGGGTTGCTCGCGCCGCAGGCCGTGACCGTGCTCTACGGGGAGCGCTGGGAGCCCGCCGGGCAGGCGCTGCGCTTCCTCGCCGCGGTGATGCTGGTGCGGCTGCTGCTGCCGCTGGCGTTCGACATCCTCACCGCGCTCGGCGCCACCCGCTGGACCGTCGTGCTGAACGCCGGCTGGTGCCTCGCCCTCGTGCCCGCGCTGCTCGTGGGCGCGGGCCACGGCCTCGGTGCGGCCGCGGCGGCCCAGGCCGTCGTCGGCCTCGGCGTGACACTGCCGCTGGCGGCGTGGGCGCTGTCCCGCGTCGGCGTGCGGGTGGCGGCACTGGCGCGGCCGCTGGCCAGGCCGCTGCTCGCGGCGCTCGCCGCGGGCCTGGTGATCGCCGGGGCGGACCGCCTGCTGGACGCCCCCGCGGTGGTGGAGCTCGGCGTCGCCGGAGGCGCGGGCACCGCCCTGTACATCGTGCTCGTCCTTCCCCTGCTGAGGGAGCTGAGGAAATGA
- a CDS encoding NAD-dependent epimerase/dehydratase family protein — MLLTGHQGYLGTVMAPVLAAAGHEVVGLDSGLYADCVLGPPVADPRGFAVDVRDAGPEHLAGIDAVIHLAALSNDPLGSLKPDLTYDINHHAASRLARLARDAGVRRFLYASTCSVYGASGDGLVDEDAPLRPVTPYAESKVRVEEDIFALADGEFSPVALRNATAFGFSPRLRADIVVNNLVGHALLTGVVKVMSDGTPWRPLVHAADIAKAFLATLEAPRANIHARAFNVGTERNNLRVAEIAEHVAEAVPGSALRVTGETGGDPRSYRVDFSRIRAALPGFDCDWTVPAGAAELAAAYHAHRLTQRAFDRSFTRLARLADRRAAGTLEEDFRP, encoded by the coding sequence GTGCTGCTCACCGGACACCAGGGCTATCTCGGCACGGTGATGGCCCCCGTCCTCGCCGCCGCGGGCCACGAGGTCGTCGGCCTCGACTCCGGGCTGTACGCCGACTGCGTGCTCGGCCCGCCGGTCGCCGACCCCCGGGGCTTCGCCGTCGACGTGCGCGACGCCGGGCCCGAGCATCTCGCCGGGATCGACGCGGTCATCCACCTGGCCGCCCTGTCGAACGACCCGCTCGGCTCGCTCAAGCCCGACCTCACCTACGACATCAACCACCACGCGGCGAGCCGACTGGCGCGGCTGGCCCGCGACGCGGGGGTGCGGCGGTTCCTGTACGCCTCGACGTGCTCGGTGTACGGCGCGAGCGGCGACGGCCTCGTCGACGAGGACGCCCCGCTGCGGCCCGTCACCCCGTACGCCGAGTCGAAGGTCAGGGTAGAGGAGGACATCTTCGCCCTCGCTGACGGGGAGTTCAGCCCGGTCGCGCTCCGCAACGCCACCGCGTTCGGGTTCTCGCCCCGGCTGCGGGCCGACATCGTCGTCAACAACCTCGTCGGCCACGCCCTGCTCACCGGGGTCGTCAAGGTCATGTCGGACGGCACCCCGTGGCGGCCGCTCGTGCACGCCGCCGACATCGCCAAGGCGTTCCTCGCCACGCTGGAGGCGCCGCGCGCGAACATCCACGCCCGTGCGTTCAACGTCGGCACCGAGCGCAACAACCTGCGCGTCGCGGAGATCGCCGAGCACGTCGCCGAGGCGGTGCCCGGCTCGGCGCTCCGCGTCACCGGGGAGACCGGCGGAGACCCCCGCTCCTACCGCGTCGACTTCTCCCGGATCCGCGCCGCGCTGCCCGGCTTCGACTGCGACTGGACGGTCCCCGCGGGCGCCGCCGAGCTCGCCGCCGCCTACCACGCGCACCGCCTCACCCAGCGGGCCTTCGACCGGAGCTTCACCCGCCTGGCCCGCCTCGCCGACCGGCGCGCCGCCGGCACCCTCGAGGAGGACTTCCGCCCGTGA